GCCCACGTGCTGTCGGGAAACATCCCCGGCCTGGCCGCGGCGCCTGTGTTGCTGTCGCTGGTGCTCAAGTCCGCCGTGCTGATCAAGAGCGCCGCCGGCGATCCAGTGTTTCCCGCACTCCTTGCCACTTCGATCCGTGAAGTCGATCCAGACCTGGCGCGCTGTCTCGTGGTCGCGTACTGGCGCGGCGGAGAGGGAGAATTCGAAGAGGCGGCATTGTCTGTTCCCGACGTCGTCGTCGCCTCGGGATCCGACGCCGCAATTGCGGCCATGGCGGCACGAGTGCGCACGCGCTTCATCGGTCACGGCCACAAGAGCAGTTTTGCGGCCATCGGCAGAGAATGCCTGAGCGACCGGAACGCGGCAATACGACTGGCGCACAGCCTGGCGTACGATGTCTGCTTATGGGACCAGCAGGGCTGCCTGTCACCGCAGCTCTGCTATATCGAAGATGCCGGTCACGTCACGCCGGCGGCATTCGCTGCGCACCTGGCAGAAGCGCTGTCCGGATATGCCGCCGAGCTGCCGCCGCGGCAGCTGAGTTTCGATGAACAGGCGCAAGTGCTGCGCTTCCGCCAAGAGGCAGAATGGCGTCAGGACACGCCAGGCACGACCGGGCTGCTGGCCAGCCCCGGTTCCACTGATTGGAGCATCAGCATCGAGAAGGGTGCGGAGTTCGTTCCCAGCTGCTTGAACCGGTGCATGCGGATCAAAGTCGTCACCGATCTCTCGGAACTGCCGGCGGCGCTGGTCCCGCATCGACGCCATTTGGAGGCAGCCGGTATCGCCGTGGCGCCAGCACGTCTGGCGTCCCTCTCCACACTGCTCGGGAGCTGCGGCGTGCACCGGATTTGCCCGATCGGAGAGATGCAGCGGCCACCGCTCTCCTGGCGGCAAGGAGGCCGGCCGCGCGTCGCGGATTGGGTCGAGTGGACAGTGACGGA
The DNA window shown above is from Candidatus Binatia bacterium and carries:
- a CDS encoding acyl-CoA reductase, with product MSVRVHSYHLPGIEGHIPSEPLRCGAVEVEVPRLGPDQFRSLLDRARAAALQHLRRRPVDEILAAVDCVVANWLRPDYHLRQQAEEILPLATGFSPESVRHGLPLLLEPLRAAKIRALLDAELGDYRVLDGTYGGRHATGPSLIAHVLSGNIPGLAAAPVLLSLVLKSAVLIKSAAGDPVFPALLATSIREVDPDLARCLVVAYWRGGEGEFEEAALSVPDVVVASGSDAAIAAMAARVRTRFIGHGHKSSFAAIGRECLSDRNAAIRLAHSLAYDVCLWDQQGCLSPQLCYIEDAGHVTPAAFAAHLAEALSGYAAELPPRQLSFDEQAQVLRFRQEAEWRQDTPGTTGLLASPGSTDWSISIEKGAEFVPSCLNRCMRIKVVTDLSELPAALVPHRRHLEAAGIAVAPARLASLSTLLGSCGVHRICPIGEMQRPPLSWRQGGRPRVADWVEWTVTEGRGGRV